Part of the Vigna angularis cultivar LongXiaoDou No.4 chromosome 1, ASM1680809v1, whole genome shotgun sequence genome, TCTGGTAAAACAAAATTGCCTGATTGATGACATTATACTCACATGTTTATAGgaatacaaaattacaaaacgCGGGATACGATGAATATATATCTATTGATCTAACTTTAAGATACCAAATTATCAACGGTATGAACTGAGGTGGAAAACTTGGCAGGTTGGCTTGAAGGACATCTTTGATGCAGCTTGCTCGAACTTCTTTGAGGCagattcattttgttttatgcttGAATCAGTGAAAAATTGTTTCCACCAAGATGGAGACCGCATTTTAGCCTTCACAATGAAGCAAAATGTTTATAAATCAGGATAAGAAAATTGTCTTCAAAAACAATATTACTGCTGGTAGTAAGGTGGTTCAAACTCAGGAAACATTTCTATTATTAATACCTAAATATGATATTCAACTTTAGGCTAAAAAGACAAAACCCACCATGAACGAACATTATTATACGGGTATTCAAGCTAGCACAATCGGCATTTGTTAATAATAGTTTGTCCGATAGTCCATGTCATTGAaaaattgataccaaatttCAGACACttaattatagttatttaaatcTCAAAGGAATATCCTCCATATCATTTTAAAAGAGCTAAATTGAAAGATAAGTAATAAGAACCTTTAGAGAACCACACTATAAAACTATTCGGTGTAATAGGAGGAAATGAACTGTAGTTATAATCATATAGAACATAAATAGAACAcaaaaatagttaataatattGTAATCAAATCCAGAAACAAATTATAAAGTTATTCAAATCTCTAAGGAATATCCTCCACATCATTTTAGAGGAGCTAAATAGAGAGATAAGTAATAAGAACATTTAGAGAACCACGTTATAAAACTAGTCGGTGTAAATGGAGAAACCAAACCCTATGAACCCCCCACAGCCATACCTTCAATGCGGGACTCAAGAGTCATTTTACAATTCGATCCTAACATTCCACCGAGCTCCACGGTCATCTCATCCCTTTGGCAAATCCAAAGTGAACACTGCAATGTCAGTGTCACCAACTACACCACTCATTTACTATTGAAAGACACAGTGAAAAACTCTGATACCAATTGATAAAAGTCTTAGGAGAACTGCAACACAAGCTAGTTGTTGTAGTTAGAGTCCAAGACCATCTAAACACTACACCAAAATTGTAGTTAAAGTCCAAGACCATCTAAACACTACACCAAAATTGCTACTTCCACTGAGGGGCTCAAGTCCCGTAGCTTGTAATTGGATCCTAGCACCCACCGTGCTCCCTCGCCATCCCTTTGACTGGTTTATCAAACCTAACATTGCTAGGTGTCACCACCTACAATACTCGTTTGCATCAGAGAAACATGGTGAAAGCTCCGATACCAATTGATATGAACCGTAATAAAATCACACCACTAATGCTAGTTGTTATGGTTGGAGAGTCCAAGACCTTATAAAACACATACCAAAGCCAAAAATAAGTTATCACAACCACAATTTAAATTGTAGGATCACAGAATCATGAGTTGGAGAGTCCCTAGCATGCTAAATTGTGCACGAAATAGTCACTGAGCAAGACTAAAGTGGGATTATGATCTTCATCCTGAATTCATGGGATTGTTGATCTCCACTGTTTGATCCAGTTTTAAAAATCCCTAGACCTTTGTTCGGCACAGAAGCATGGATTCTCTTGCTATAACTTCATCTGCAACTAGCAATCCTAAAATTTCCTTTGGGGCAGCCACCTGCAATCATCTCACCACCCTTTGCCATCACCCAGATACAAGGTGCAAACTTCAAACACACAGCTGGTTCTGCACTCAGTTTCTTATCAGCCTTCAATCACTCTCAATTTGTACCTTCTATCACTCTCAGTCTCTGCTAAATTGGATTGatcaattatttgaatattattatgaattaattATGGTAATGACAATATTCTACCAAGGTCAGGAGGGAAGCTGAAAGCTTGTAATTCGGAAATCATAATTTGCATAGTAAAATTCTACATATCTAAAATGGAAAacaatacttatatatatacattatatgtataaaaaacatataaagaaaacaatttcCAAAATCACACCAATGAACAACATTGCTGAAATCCCATACTTCTAATATGGGACTTGAACCTCGTAACTTGCAATTAGATCCTAACAATAATATTAGTAGGTACTAGTGGTTAGACAAATAATATTTCCGTCCTTGACTGTCAAGATCtaatgtaatttttatcatCTTACCATCAAATGTTCTTGAGATAATGGAAAAGGAAAACATCTGCTTATATTAGAATAATTTCTTgtaaaagaacaagaaaaaagaattagTTGAAGCATAACTTTTGTAGATAAAATCCTATTAGCGAAGATGCAATAGCAAACAATATACGTAATAAAACATGGAAAGGAAGACATcggattttaatcaattaaatgcaATTTAGAACATTTGAAAGAAGCAATAATAGTCCAATCAATAGAAAAGAGTAATAGAAAGGCATTAGACAGCTGGAGAGTGTGACTCACTGGGCGGCCAAATTTGGAAAATTGTGCTATTTTAGCTCTCCGCTGACCTGGGGAACCTGAAAAGACAGCAAAGTACCAAAATTACTAGTTGGAAAAAAGCTACACCCATTGTTTGAGTGGTTACATTTATTCCAAAAATGAAGTACCTGTGAAAATAATAATGCCATCAGCAGATACCCTCGCTAGCTCAGGAAGAGTTTTGTTCATGTATTTCGGAGATAGGTAATCGAAAGCATCTGACACTATAACATGAGAAAAAGAATTTGGCCTATATGGTAAAGGGAATTTTATATCTGCAACACGTACAATGCCTTTATGCACTAGAGCCTTGCAGTGTCTATCAACATCCTCAATTTCATATGGCTCCAAACCCCATGCTTCAGTTTCCCCTTCACTTAACAATTTGGAGACCACTGAACAACTCTCAGGGCCTACATGCAAAACATTTTTCAGGCTGCCACCATATGCATCCTTCAAAACAGGAATTGCACTTGGAACTTCAAAAGTGCATGAAAAATCACCTGCAAGAGAAAACAATGCTGAAATTTGTTTATAGCAGAAGTTTAAGGAATGTCTTTCCAAGACAATGCATGCAATTGAACAACTTCATTTTTGTGAATCAAACCACAGTTTGTCCTGTTTTGATCACGATTGATCAACAAATCTAATAGGTGAGGTATGAACAAAGAACAAGTTTGTTCGTTCTGTTACACAGCAGCACAGAGCAAATATACGAGGCAGTTTTCTTATAGATGTTATTAGTATGAAAAAAAGTAGGGAAAGGAAAAACCAGAAAGGGAAAGATGAGATGTCAGCATttgaaagttataaaaataaatgcaGATTTACATGGTTTAGGGTCCTGAAATTTTTCGATTTGCAAGACAATCAGgcatatttcaaattaaaaggaaaatatatgtTCCAATTTTATAAGATAGAGATTTATTTTGCTAAATCTAGTAAACCTCTCTTGTCATTATCCGTGCTCATGGTAATATATCTATCCACTTAAAAACCTTCTCTTCAATTATACACTTTACTTGCCTTGGAGTAACACTACTTATACAACAATTCCAGTACAAACTTTGCCAACTGATATGGTAGAAATAGAGAGACCCCCTTAAACCATTTGCAGTAAACCCAGCTGCAGCTGAATCAGCAGTTGTAAGGGAATGCACCACAACAGATTCTAGTAGTAGCTTTCCTTGTCATCTCAATAATTTATTCTGTATAGGGAACAAAAATGAACATTTTGGAAGAGGATGCTAACAAAACCTGGGGTGCCTTTTATAGCATAACCAATGTCTAATTTATATGATCAGATATTCCGAAGACTACAATATACACTGATTATATAAAGCCCAACGTAAGGTCAAGTTCCTCCCTATGTTATAATAGATGCTAAATATTGATGGACAAACGAAAAGTGGTACTAAAAATGATGAAGGTTTCTATAATCAACAGGGTGATAAGCTGCTCTAGCAACAAGAGCCTTCAACTCACGGGATTTGTAACTTCATATCCTGAAACTTTTCATGTTCCTTGGTGCATCCATGATAAAATTCAGAGATAgggataaacttaaaattcTGTATATTTCATTATATGAAGGAGGTGCAGAATACATAGTTATATAGACCCTTAGTAGATGCAGTCAGCATACACTACTAACTGAATCATAACAAACTGTCAGAAAAACAGATTCTAGAAGATCTGATTATTTACACaatcaaaaacagaaaaaagggGCACAGAGAATAAAGATAATCATAACGTATATCTGTTAACAGTCCCCCTCACAGTCAAGGCTATtgaaaataatcaataacattGTTTGTGTCATAGAATAGAAAACCAAGCTTTTGAAAGTGGTTTTGTAAGAACATCAACAACTTGATCGGCAGCAGGAAGACGAGTAACAATTAAGGAACAATTGAGCACTTTTtcacaaacaaagaaaatgtCCAGTTTCATATGTTTTGTTAAGGAGTGGAGCACCGGATTATGGCTTAAGGCAACAACACTTTGATTGTTGTAGTAGATAATTAGTGTAGTACACTTGATTTGTAATTCTTGAATAAGAGATTGCAACTATAAGATTTCAGAAGTAGTAATGGCAAAGTTGCAGTATTCAGCTTGGTAGGTATATCTACTGTAAGCatcaacaaaagaaatataataattgtatCCCAGGGATGATTGAATGTGAGATGGTCcccaaaaatcacaaaagaTAAGTTGAAGAGGAAGACTATAAATTCTTAAAGAAGGGTGAGAGTTAAGTTAATAAGATTTTTCCATTCAGCATGCCACACAAAAATCAACAGGTGTTTTTTATTGGAGATATATTACAGCATTTAAAAACATTGTGTAAAACAATAGATGAAGGATGTCCTAATCTATGGTGCCATAGAGAATATAAAGTACATTGTTGGGCGATGGAGGAGAGGATAATGACTAGTGAGTGCTGGAATTATCAGTGGATGAGTGTTGGAACAAGTGACAGCGAGAGGATCTGGGTGAAGAATGCAGTGGAAGAGAAGGAACTGGTATACCATGTGGACCAAGGTATCCCCTGAGAAGGATAGAGTGATCAACCTGTGACTTCACAAAACAAACAGAGGAGTGAAATTCAAAATAGACATGGTTATCATGGGCAAACTTGCTAACACTAacaagatttttatttatagaggGAACGTGTAAAAGATTTTTCAGATAGAAAGTGACATGTGGTTTAGTATGTGAGGCAAAAGTAGCAGAACCAAAGAACTATACAATCAAACTTTGTCCATTCCCTAGAAACACATTGGCATCTCCTTGAGTAGGAATGGTTTCCACAAGATTGTTAGGATCAGAAGTAATATGATGTGAAGTTCTTGAATCTATGAACCAATTTTGAGATTGTTTGGCAGGAGTATATGGGTTTGCATAAGTGTGAGGTTGAGTATTGGAAGCTGCTGTCATGTAAAGTTGTGGTTGGCTAGGAGGATAGGAAGGTTGTGGCCGAAACAATGACTGAGAAAACATTTTTGGATTGTAATATGGAGCAGAATTGGGCCTCATATGATGGCCATAAGATTGACCAGTATAATTCGGATAAAAACAGTGATAGCAGTATGACACAGTATGGCCATACTTGTTGCAAACTCAACACTGAATAGAACCATGTTCAGTAAGGACACCTCTAGGTCTGCGGTTGCGTCGGCCACGATGAACATACCTTTATGAAAAGTATTAGGAGAGTAGGTCTGATATGAATTGGATTGTGTCTGAGCCAACTGGACAGTAGGAGCAGAAGTTGTTTGTGAATTTTCCTTAGTTAAATTGAGAGAGAAGTTATCACCAGATTGTTTAAACTTCTCAATTTTGGCTTTCTGAGCAACAAGCAATGATTCAATTTCATCAAACGAGAACAAATAAGGTTGGCCATTGATCAATGAGATGAAAGATTCACATTTAACTGGAAGGCCTTCAATAAAAATGTCAAGCTACTCATTTTCGGAGATAGAGTCACCAATGGAGTTGAGAGAATGAACAATCATTTTGAGAATGAGTAAGAACTCAGTGATCAGACGATCACCTTTCTGCATATTGCACAGTTCTGTGTGCAACTGTCGCGCACCTTAGCTTTAGTTTGTGAGTGGAAATCTGAATGAAACCGTCCCATAGTTGGAAGAAGTGCTTGCATCCAATAACATGAACAAGGAATGAAGCAGAGAGGAACAATTGCAACCACGAGAGGAGAAGTTGATCTTGCGTTTCCGAAATAGTGTACTCAGGATTCTCTTTTCCTAGATCACAGTCTGTTAGGTTTCTGGGTATGAAACCTAACTGTCTCACAGCACACACTCACACAATAGCACCCAAATggtaagaaaagaatgaaaatatgtattcaCATCAACCAATGTCATGTACAACCAGTAGCTGGGAGCATAATCCCCCTCCACAGGATCAAGATTCCTGTCTATACAATTGATATCAAAAACTCCCCTCTACCAGACCCCCCCttgccttcttataaaggcagcccacttctaactacccaacaacaattaattcctaaactgaacaattaattcttcaactgTTTTCTCTCTCCTGCACACCTATTACCCATCATAACATGTCATATTAAatcctatcattacaccctgctgcaaaacaaccttgtcctcaaggttggtaCAGTAATGCTTGTTCCCATGGCTCATCTTCATCATAGGAAGGGAACCCACTGGCTGCTGCCTCCAATTCAggtctggaggcttgggtggtggtctATATGAAAGAATTGTTGACTCCTTTAAGAGTTGCTTTTTTTCCAGAATTCCCATGGACCCTATGATTCTTCTATATTGCCTTCTGACCTGGTGACCACTTACATGGGCCTGGATTTTAACTCTTTTCTGATGAATGATCAAgaattcttttctcttcttccaccCCCAAAaccttttttgtatttttatagcAATAGTACTGGCGAAGCCCTCTCCTTGCCCAAATTTGTTCATCCTAGAAGCTAAAAAGGAAAGAACTTGTTGATCTGACCATCCAAttccttcatcatcatcatgttgAGCTAACTGTTTCCTCTGAATGTTAAATTGCAGCCCTGCAAAGAAATATCTCTGCCATTGGTCTTCTAGTGTTTTATATGTTTGTGACAACCATATTTTTTCCCCACTCAAGACAGCTGCATCTTCTACTTTATTTCCAGCCATCATAGTCGCCCTGTTCCCACCATATTCTGCTTTCTTTCCTCTGTCTTCCCCCTTCTTCACTGTTTTATCATACACATCACAACCTACCCCACTATCTCTCCTAGAAACGGCAGCTTCTGCCACTTCCTGGGCAGCAACACAAACAATGCCTCCATCACAGCTTTTGTCTTCTGCACTgatatctctttctctttccttccCAAAAAGAGTAGTTTTTGCCACTCCCTGGGTAGCAACACCAACAACTTTCTCATCAGCAGCTTCTGTGATTTTTGCAGTTTGGCCtaacttttcaaaaacaaaacctCTATCTCTTTCTCCGAACCCTATTATCAATGCCTCTTTCAGCCCTTTCCAAGAAAGGTTCTTGGTTTTATTTCCAGCCATCATAGTCACCCTGTTCCCACCATATTCTGCTTTCTTTCCTCTATCTTCCCCCTTCTTCACTGTTTTATCATACACATCACAACCTACCCCACTATCTCTCCTAGAAACGGCAGCTTCTGCCACTTCCTGGGCAGCAACACAAACAATGCCTCCATCACAGTTTTTGTCTTCTGCACTgatatctctttctctttccttccCAGAAAGAGCAGCTTTTGCCACTCCCTGGGTAGCAACACCAACAACTTTCTCATCAGCAGCTTCTGTGATTTTTGCAGTTTGGCCtaacttttcaaaaacaaaacctCTATCTCTTTCTCCGAACCCTATTATCAATGCCTCTTTCAGCCCTTTCCAAGAAAGGttcttggttttatttttccAGGCCCTGAACCAATAAATTGTGCCTCCCTCCATGCAGTTGTAAGCCAACCTGAGCCTCTCCTTCTCTGTGATATTTTGGGTGTCAAAAAACTTCTCAACTTGAGAGATCCATCCCAACGGGTCCAACCCCTCAAACCTGGGCAATTCTACCCGCTGCCTCCAATTCTGCTGCCCTTTACCCCTGTCTTCCTCCAGCTCTTCCTCTGAACCatctttctttcctctcatgATAGCTTTCTCACTTCTTTCTGAGCCCATTATGTGAATCTTGATTTCCTgcaacatttcttttatttcttggaTATCTCTCCTCCATTCTGCCATCCCCATTTTCTGTTCATTGACCCTTCTCTCCAAGGTattgtctcttccttccatgctTCCACCCTTTCTTGATCACTTCTTGATCCCTTCTTGATCTGGCAGTCCCCTCCTAAGCGGAGCAGCTTCTTGATCCTTCACCCCCACTttgatccggcaggtcggaccaaattgtTAGGTTTCTGGGTATGAAACCTAACTGTCTCACAGCACACACTCACACAATAGCACCCAAATggtaagaaaagaatgaaaatatgtattcaCATCAACCAATGTCATGTACAACCAGTAACTGGGAGCATAATCCCCCTCCACAGGATCAAGGTTCCTGTCTATACAATTGATATCAAAAACTCCCCTCTACCAGACCCCCCCttgccttcttataaaggcaGCGCACTTCTAACTAtccaacaacaattaattcctaaactgaacaattaattcttcaactgTTTTCTCTCTCCTGCACACCTATTACCCATTATAACCTGTCATATTAAATCCTATCACAGTCAGACAGGGAGAGATACTATGACAGAATAAGGGGATTAACAACAAAACATTGAAGGCGGTGTGCCTTGATAAGTGGTTCAATATGTTTATTCCAAATCAAAAAAATTGTATCAGAAAGCTTCTCCGATACAAAATATGAGAATAGGACTGGGGAGGGTGCAGTGGACATGGCAGGAATGTCAGCcatagagaaaaaataattaagcttTGGATACCATGATAGAATTGAGAGATAGggacaaacataaaattttgtatatttcaTTATATGAAGGAGGTGCAGCATACATTGTTATTAGACCCCTAGTAGGTGTAGCCAGCATGCACTACTAACAGAATCATAACATACTGTCAGAAAAATAGATTCTAGAAGATTTGATTATTTACAcaatcaaaaatagaaaaaagggGCACATAGAGAATAAAGATAATCATAAGGTATATCTGTTAAGAATCCAGAACTAGGGACAAACTTGTTAAAATATGGCTAACCACCGTATTATTTGCAATTGGCTATAATGATTCCCCAATGCATGGAACTGGCTCCAATTTTTAAAAGCATTGCTACTGGCTTACCTTTCCGTAGCAAAGAAATGCTACTGCTTTTTACCAAGTCTTATGacttctaaaaacaaaaacagcaaTAAGCAACTAATAATTTGATACAAAGCAATCCCAATAACATTCTGAAGGCTTAGTGGCAAACTTACCTTCTATCCTGCTAACCACATTCTTTCTTCCTCCTGATAGACCTGTCAACTTGAAAATGTAAGATCAACCAGTGCATAAAAACAAGTACAGTAAGTTACTTACATTTAGGCTAGTTTAGTATATTCATAAAAATGGAGTCTAAAATGCATTTAATTAGAATACACTAATAGTATAAAGGCCATTTTTAACCTGTCATCCAAGCACAAATTGGCATATTGACGTTTGTGCTACTAAagccaaaactataaatatttctaACTAATCGAGAATGTGAAATTTTAAAGctgaaaactaaaatttaatcgGGGATAATTCTCTCCGTGATTTCACATGAGAACCCCCATCAGTTGATTTGTCACCCCTGCCACAACGAACATAGAAACTAGCcattaaagagaaagaaacagtGACATTAACCAGAACAGCCCATAGAAGCTTGTTACCTGACCCACCAAAAGCATAAATTATGAGAAGGATAGCTCCCTgagattttcaataaaaaaatataaattattaaccTCGTAAATTTATTACCAAAACCGGATCAGCCCAATTCCCATGGGTGGATCCTAATCATCAAACAGCAGCCAAATGAGAAAATGGGTGATAAATTACCAAGAGGACGAGAGATACGGACAGTGGGGAAGTTTTGGATTTGGAATTGAAGACTCCAGAAAAGGGAAAAACCCCATCACCACGTCTGGCGGTACTTGCTTGTCTCTTTGACATTACTTCTTATTGTGCCTGCAAAACAAAGATCAGCATTGTTGGGAACGGAATGAAATTGAAGAAACAAGTGAGCAGTGATGAAAATGGAAATGAAACGTAATGAGAAAGGAGAGTAAAGCACCTTCTTTTATTAGATGGCATTCATAACTTCATTGAACAATGAAGGAAGTTAAGAGATCTGAATCTAAATTAAGAGATAGATGAGAAGCATAGCAATTGTAATTGCATTTGCATAAGGTTACAGCACCAACTTCAACAGATCTGGCCGGCAAACCGCACTACTCTCATTTTCATTCTATTCTTCTACGCGGaactacaataaaaaaaattagttttatttaaagcATGAACCACTCAAGCTTATAGTATCACctcttttacaaataaatactttaatattaattCATATTCAAACTTTGCCtcatttacaaataaataatttaaaattttattctattttgattgatacttaaatttatcaatttttataaacaaacatctaaattttaaattactttacttatttcttaaattaatcAATACTTTATTTACTACTTTTACTAAGATGTTCGAGTTAAACAATTTAAACTAAATGTTaatgaatcattattttttgcttttttcttaaaacttatttttttaataaattaaatcagaatttttatataaagaaaataataaaatcatttagaaAGCTCAATACTACAGTAGTTTTAAttcatttcataaaataaatacagaaaaaattatttctagAGTCTTGTTATGATTGGGCATTTAGTGAAAGAGCTTTATAAGCGAATTGTCCTtctttatttatgtaatattgttaaattatattttcactcATCGTTTAAAATTTTTCACTATTGTTTTCCGTAATAGTTAGAACAATATCTTCATCCTAGTGTGGCTATCATTCAAAAAGACCAACTAAGTAGCATCATTGCTTAGTTAGTCTTTTCCTAACCAACTACTTAATAGTATACAAGCTTATCAAACAACGCTTTTTAGCTTTCTTCAGGATTAGGCGCTTGAGATATTCAACAGATTCTCACACTTTATGCATTCGTTTGCCCCTTTGTTTTTAACTATTACCACCTCTTAGACAAAACAAACAATCTTCTCACTAGGAACTTCTTTTCATTCTACTCACCTCCTCAAAAATAATGTTTGACTTACATGTGTTAAATATATAGTTAGCGTTCCTTCTGAGTCAAGATCAAACTCTTCATTGTGCTCTACAATAATA contains:
- the LOC108344631 gene encoding probable pectin methylesterase CGR3 isoform X1; the protein is MSKRQASTARRGDGVFPFSGVFNSKSKTSPLSVSLVLLGAILLIIYAFGGSGLSGGRKNVVSRIEALFSLAGDFSCTFEVPSAIPVLKDAYGGSLKNVLHVGPESCSVVSKLLSEGETEAWGLEPYEIEDVDRHCKALVHKGIVRVADIKFPLPYRPNSFSHVIVSDAFDYLSPKYMNKTLPELARVSADGIIIFTGSPGQRRAKIAQFSKFGRPAKMRSPSWWKQFFTDSSIKQNESASKKFEQAASKMSFKPTCQVFHLSSYR
- the LOC108344631 gene encoding probable pectin methylesterase CGR3 isoform X2; amino-acid sequence: MSKRQASTARRGDGVFPFSGVFNSKSKTSPLSVSLVLLGAILLIIYAFGGSGLSGGRKNVVSRIEGDFSCTFEVPSAIPVLKDAYGGSLKNVLHVGPESCSVVSKLLSEGETEAWGLEPYEIEDVDRHCKALVHKGIVRVADIKFPLPYRPNSFSHVIVSDAFDYLSPKYMNKTLPELARVSADGIIIFTGSPGQRRAKIAQFSKFGRPAKMRSPSWWKQFFTDSSIKQNESASKKFEQAASKMSFKPTCQVFHLSSYR